The sequence GTGAGATCTTACTTTCACACGAGTGGAGtggtgacattctctctctctctctctctctctctctctctctctctctctatgaatgcgtatttcttttttttaactgctATACATTATTGGGTTATATCTCTCCACACTCGTCAAATTCTCCCAATGTTTTTGGCAAAAGTGGTTTCGTTTTTAATTGCACAGGAGGATGAGTGTGCACTGCTGGACATGTTTTCTGTTGCAGAAAACTAATCACAGATCTTTGACTTCAATGTTGTTTTACTGTTTTGTTCGTatcttttctttaaaacaaaacaaggtCATGAATTCTCGTCATGAATCccttcttttaaaaaacatcgaGTAAAAGAAATCCCTAAACATTTCAGTTTAGTTGCTGAGAAAATACATCTCACACGAAAAAGGAATAGAGAAAGAATTGGAAAGTTTGTACGAAATGCACCATCGGGGAAACGTAAAacataataacaaacagaaacAAGTCCTTCCAGCTAGACTTTCCATGATCCTCGAGCTGGAAATTTAATTGGGAACTTTGCTCTTTATCTGATACTTGGCAAAGAGGCTGAATATCATTGTATGCATTTCATGGGGAGTGGTTTTCTTCCAGATTAAGTTCCTAACCAGAGATTACGCTCTGGGTTTGTCAGAGTATTGCTTGTTCATCTCTAATCCTTATTCCTTAGCgcgtatttattaaaaatatagtaCAAGGCACTCATTAATTACATGACAACAATCTTGTAAAAAGAATAGATTATAAGATAATATGAGTTAACATACATGTTTGTGAGCTTAAATGTTACAGTAAGGATTTTACGAATTCCCTGAAATGTTCAGGGAGTTCGTGAAATAACCATTTCCacttcgggatatatatatatatatatatatatatatatatatatatatatatatatatatatatatatatatatatatatatatcccgaagtGGAAATGGTTATTTCACGTAAGCTGCAGGATTTACTAGGAAAATATATAGCAAGATCATTATTTTAGCAGTTAATAATGaaggttaaaataataaaaattgcaaCTTTATCGAAATTGgtttatactttaaaaaaaacaaaaaagatatgtAATCTGGACAATAAACCATGTTAAgacatgaaaataattattgtaaCAATATCAAGGCGATAGTAAGGGTAATTTACctttatctaaataaaaattgCGACTTAACCACgcttaaaagatatatattatatatatatatatatatatatatatatatatatatatatatatatatattttaagcgtGGTTAAGTCGCAATTTTATTTAGATAAAGGTAAATTACCCTTACTATCGCCTGATATTGttacaataattattttcatgtcTTAACATGGTTTATTGTCCAGATTACATAtctttttggttttatatatatatatatatatatatatatatatatatatatatatatatatatatatatatatatatatatatatatatatatatatatatatatatatatattttaagcgtGGTAAGTCGCAATTTTATTTAGATAAAGGTAAATTACCCTTACTATCGCCTTGATATTGttacaataattattttcatgtcTTAACAAGGTTTATTGCTCAGATTacatatcttttttgttttttttaaagtataaacCAATTTCGATAAAGttgcaattttttattattttaaccttCATTATTAACTGCTAAAATAATGATCTTGCTATATATTTTCCTAGTAAATCCTGCAGCTTACGTGAAATAACCATTTCCacttcgggatatatatatatatatatatatatatatatatatatatatatatatatatatatatatatatatatattaagcgtgGTTAAGTCgcaattttttatttagataaaggTAAATTATCATTACTATGGCCTTGATATTGttacaataattattttcatgtcTTAACAAGGTTTATTGTCCAGATTacatatctttttttgtttttttttaaagtataaacCAATTTCGATAAAGttgcagtttttattattttaaccttCATTATTAACTGCTAAAATAATGATCTTGCTATATATTTTCCAGTAGTAAATCCTGCAGCTTACGTTTTTCACAAGACGTTTCTGAATGATAAAATTGAGGTTCATCGCGACGCATGTATGAAGATActactcttctccaccatctgtggtctgtgttattcgggtagtttctctctctcttctgcttcagttTCCTACGCTAATTCTCCATTGTATTGAATAGTTTACTCCATATTTCGGTTGCCAGTCTGTACATTCTCTGATTAATCGGTTCtactttgcatttttttgtgtatttattctaTATTCAGATCACCAAGTTGGTAGTTGTTCACTGCTGACCTTATAGTATCttattttggaatatttgtaatgcacttatattggaagCTGATGCAAAATACGTGGTTATCGGTGGATATTCATGTCTACGAGTAAATGCCGTGATATGCGGAATTTTGTGGCGATTGGATGAAAGGTGTGGATggtctttctttatttcctttaaataatgACATTAACGCAGGATACCAACTATTTTTCACATTAACAGCCCAAAGATGAATTTGCGttatacattattatcattatgacaaTTTTGTTAATTTCTTCACGGTTCACAGATAAACTAATGCCCAGctaacaaaaacaagtaaaaccgATATCGCATTAGAAATTGGCAGAGTATCCCCTTTAAATGGTGTAGTATGTTTTCTATCATATCAAAagcattaaagaaaatgtttatataGCAATTTAACTGGGAAACTATTTATGCATAACACTGGGCTTTTTgtaaatgaacatttaataatTACTAGCTTTATGACGTGATACTGTGTTAGTTTCCCATAATAAACCAGTAGTTCGTCGAATTTAGCTCAGTATAATCCAATTTGAGCTTACGCAACTCAGCACTTATAGTTACATTTACGCATGATCGAAGACTTCTGCCATTACACCTAAGACCCATTCTCACCCTTtacattggtgaaaaaaaatcctACCAACTTCCGTGAGTGCTGTCAGGTAGCTGAGATTTTGTGCTCCAGCAACCTTACTCCATCTACAGACAGATAAACACATCAAGGCTTTTCTCTACATCGGTCAGTCTCAGATAGAATTCTTCTCTACCTACATGCAGAATTATTGCAATCAACTAGATCACGTACAATGCATATGGGCACACCTTGAACTATAGGAAGTGCCCTGCGAAGGCCTCTACTTCCATTATTGCCCTGGCCATCACTCACAGCGCCTCTTTAGGACACCCAGCTGCGGGGCTTATCTTtgctgcacctcccagaggtcattATTGAGCTCAGCAGGTCTGCTTTCAGAGACTATGGTGCCCAAATCTCCCTCATAAGGCGAGACAAGGTACCCAAAGGGGCCatcaatgaacatgaaaagcccATAACTACTGAGGGTATTAATGAATACCGGCTAACACTCCCATCTGTCCGATTGAGGGTCACCACACCCCACAAAAGCAGGATTAACATCTTAAGTATCCGTTCACATTCCTGGAAACTACGATCACCTCCTTGGACAGGACCGCCCCAATCTCGGCCCTTTTTGTGCCTTACCTGGGCCCTGCCCCCTCTACTTCTCCTTCAGGCTCATACATTGAAATAACGCGAACAGGTGTACGGATAGATCACACTAACACTTACCAAAACCTCCCTATTTAGAATttgattgatttgtttatacaaacAAATTTCCACTACAGCACGTAAGTCTATTATTCTATAAGTCAAATTTAGCAAATAATGTCAAgacaaaaatgactgaaaaaagaagggtaattaatatacttttttattgaattagattctcaaatcttttttatttgtaatcaaATGGCACACTTTCCTGATACTTTGTAGCTATCGTAATCGACCTAGACCTCCCCTTCATTCACTTGATTATGTTGTGGCACTGTTGCCTGAAAATCTGTCTCTCAAGTCAGCAACCTCAGCAACCTGATATTTAGAATTCATCTTCTATTTATCATCCTTCAACCATATTCATGTTCTTGAATTCTTAAGCTTGCCAGGGTCTTAAGTCAAATAACGGGTGTAGTTAATCTGTAGTACATAAAACGAATCCAGAATAGCTTTAGTAAACACACATTCATAGATGTCCTTTCAGATTGTTGAAATTTGAAACCAGAATTGCGAGCCCTATTTGTAATGGaaattaatggaaattttagCATAGTAGACTGCGAATTCAATGGAAACTTTGAAAGAGGAACGTACCGAGAGAGGCGTTGACTATCAAATTAACTAGGTCTTCATTTTTAGAGTTTTTCAACTGTTCCATTATTAATGTGCACTAAATTAGCGTATATTTGTTAAGATAACAAAGAGAAAAGTTATGCCTAAATGCAATAAATTTTCATTCGCGGTGTCCAAATGAGTATAGCCCTCTGAAGTGGCTCATAAAAACTTGCTAGGAAAAGTGAACGGCTTCACAAGGATGACGGTCAAGTTCATTGGAATCAGTGGTTTTGGGCAGTTGCGTGCGggagtaaaagtaagaaaaaaaaaaataaaaaagaggaaacCGGATTTATGACATTTTGGAACGTGCGAATATGTAAATAACCTGGTTTTTGTGCTAAGCGGATTAGATAAATTATTTTGACAATTCATATTTCATACCAGAGTAACCACACTCTTCACATATGAAcatgtaaatattgtttttttttttgtgataagttgattagaaaaattattttgaaaaatgcttCATACCAGACCCTGCACATTTTGTGGCAAAACATCTTTTCTGTGCTAATTAGCTTCTGTATCGTAGAGTTAGCAAAATTCACTATAAACTTTCCTCAGTTGTTGGAATCTCTCAACACCTGTATATCAGTTGCATTGCTTAATTTACTGAAGCATCTGTGCTTTTTTAGGTGGCTTTTTAGTTATCTTccaaaccatacatacatacatacatacatacatacatacatacatactacatacatgacATACTACAATCCATAATACatacagaagatatatatatgtatataatatatatatatatatatatatatatgtgtgtgtgtgtgtgtgtgtgtgtgtgtgtgtcttatatataaaagagaatgtTTGTTTTCTGTTTGTAAGTCAGCTTATAAGTTTGTGACCTATgtaaatccgaaccgcttgaccaTCTAGATAAAACTTGGCATGTGGCCATCATTCGATCCAACTCAGATAACAGGTAGGTCTCAAAACCGCACCACCGGCCCCCTTCCctttacccccctcccccttccccattcCCCTCGTAACTGATGTGGTAAATAAACCCTACGGGTTTGTCATACCTCATTTCAGTACCACGCTGCCCGAGGTATAATACATTTTTGTCTCATACCTATACTTATATCCTCAACCAGCTCCTCTCGCGTCTATACACTATAACATAAACTTCATCTCAACCTTTTTGTTTACTCTCAATAAATTATCCTTTATATACAACCTTTTTTTAACACATCATGTTACAAATACTATGTTTCATGGCCATTTTCTCTTGCCCAAGTATACTTATGAATATACTAGGTACTCATCTTAacttttcgcttattcggggagtaagccaacaaacaataaaatttgtcgttgttgttgtgggggagagtaggaaaggtctattgaagaccctaaaaaggtctgaaaaaggtgtttcgcttcgagttaaagatacaggaattttagaataggatatttatgatttatttattagaatggaaatgtaaaaataaattttgtgcaggttaaacagtgcataaaaattatttctactaaaatagaacctatttattttaattttcgttggtgaaagaagactctatttgaccgtagttatcacgttttaatttacgtgaaaagtttggaatataatgtttacaactcgtaagtgagggggaaatcttgcacgcgtcccttGTAAGCTGGGGGTCTGATCACAGCTTGTTTTTCCTCACGTAGTAATTCTATTCAATAAAGCTATCTCAGTAACTCCAATGCATTTTAAAAACCCTTATCTTCAAAGACACTGATAAGATAGATTACACATTTTTAACGAATTAGAATTATAAATGGATAAGTCACAATTAGTAGAGTATATGTGGGTTATTAAAAGTTCcatcatgaatgaaaatgtatagaGATTATAAGTATTGTGGAGAAGTATTGTCAAGAACAATGTAACTGCAAATGAAAAATTTTGAGATGATCGTGATATTTCAACTTTTAAATGAATAGATGGCTAAAAGTTAATAAGCCATTCTTATCTACTACTTTTGGAGATAATCGTGCAACTACGGTGGGTTGGAGATTTACCTTGGCATTCGAAACCAGAACTGGGTCGAGTTTTAGTCTTGTTTTTCAGGTTTATTGAGGTGTGATGGTGGTAACTTTAGTGACCAtctttttgcacttttattacTGGCTGTCTTCCATGCTGATTAATGGCTTATCCGCTGCATCGGTAGTACATATAACGGTTTTGAGCGGATGGTACAGTATATTCATTATGCTTTTAATTTTACCACTCTTTTTTGTGAGTCGTTGGCGTTCGACTTTCCACGATATTATGGTCAAGATATGATAAAATCTCATCTGCTTAAGTAAAAGTTATTTACTTatgtttcagttattttcatgtttatattattagattattgttttttgttgctCTTCTGTAACACGTGATGATTTAACATAGAAACAGTTCAAAGTTAAGGACAAAATCAATTTTGTTCTGCTTTCTTCAAATCGGCGAAAGTTTGCATTTGTTACTAATTTTTAGGAACCTGCATTATGGCCATTCACCTAATAACGTTtcctgttcttttcttttttctttttgtgatgaCTAAATATAGGTTTATGCGTCTATTTGGGTAACTTGATAGTGAAGGCATTGAAGGTTTTACTGATTTTTATTCGAAGTCATTTAATTCTATTGTTATCAAAGGATCTGTGAATTTCAACAGACTGTAGCTGGAACCATTCTCAGTGCACCGTATTTCACGAAAAGTGTCATTCCATATCCCATAAATAACTTGAGAACTCTAAAGTTTCGAAACTCACATTCCCACAGCGTTAATAGATGCAAATATAATACTCACTAGTATTTCCATCGCTAACTATGTCACCTTTTGGATATTTTCCTGGGAAACAACGGTtcctaatattaaataaaaaataaagatacagACGAGCTACAAAAAGCAGAAATTATTTAACACAGAGTCACAACGCTGGCAAACATCAATGTGATCGAACTTTTGCTAAATCATGCAAGTGTATCATAAATCCAGTTTATTACTTAGTCGATTCCAGTCAGAGATAAATTCTCCTTGACCCTGAAAGACCATTTCACTTATCCCCTCTCTTTTCAAGTTTGCTTTCTAAGAGTTGGGGAATTTCCCTTGTCTttactactttttttattattattttcaactcAACCTTCTCTTCAATTACATCAAATCAATTCTAAATTTCCTTTTGACATATTACTCcagtgaaaaaaattaaagttagattttcccctttgTCTCCACATAGCACTGACAGATTTAAGGAAAAATTGTTTCTACGTATTCGTGTAAGACttcaaaaggaaggaaaatggGTGCTTGCGGATACTGCTACCGAGTATAGTCGAAATACAGCCGTTTAtgatgaattttaattttgaacTGAAGGAGTAAAGAAAATGAGGGTTTCGTTCTatgcatcttcatttaataaataaagggAATAAATATTGCACTACATCGTTAACGGACTCTTGAATGAATATCCAGTCGTAAGGATTAGGAAGGTCTCTGGTAGGAGGTGGAAGGAGCTCGAACAGAGCCGCTCCTCTCAAAGGATCCTTCCCGACCACGACGGGCGTCCTCCTCAGCGGCGAAGGCGATCTGGTCCAGCACGAACTGGGGAATTGGGTGGGGGAATTCTGGAGCCACTGGAAGCAGGTCGGATTGGGGCTGGAAGCCGTTCTCATTGGCAACGTATTTCACCACTACGTCAGTGCCGTCAGGAGCAGTGTATCTGGAAAATAACGGAAAATTCAGTTCACTTCACTTACTCTGTGAATTCAATGTATGTAGTAAGACTATTCTGCCCATATAAAAGTACATAGTCAAAAGACACCAAAAATTCATAGAGGATACTCACGAGTATTGGCCAGCGCTGACAATGGTACCTTCGGGGCCATCAGGAGAACCTGATTCGGATGCTCGGATCCCGTTTTCTGCTTCAACGTCGAAGTTGTACCTCCCGTCGTCTTCGTGGACTCTTTCGTCCCTCAAAATGGCCACATCCTCGAAGGAGTCGTCCCTTACAGAGGAACGAGGGGCAGGGGCTCCATAGCCTTGCTGAGGGACAGCAACGGCCACGGTAGCAAGGGCAGCGAGGATGACCTACGAGGATGAAAGTTAGTTATTCATAAAGAATGAAGGAACTCTTGATTATCAATATAAGCAGAAATGACATAGCCTTCTGCATGAAGAATAAGAGGCTAGGTCACTTACAAACTTCATTTTGATCGAGCTGTAGAGAACTGACGAAAGTGGCTTGCTCGGTGAGCTTTATATAGTCGAGTGATGTCTAGTCATGAGACCAAATCCCCTTGACCTCCAAGAGCTATCATCTCGTCCCGTTGCTGTTCAGCGCACTCTTCTCTAGCAGGTTGTTGTCCTCATTCTccagtttttctttgtttctaacttttttttcatatatctcattcAATTTATTGTATTCGGTAACATAAAACCATATCAGAGGAAGTGCTTTACCttattttttagatgtaaatgtatagcagttgaaaaaaaaaattatttttataatttgtggATCTGATTAATAAACGATTCCACTTAAATAAGCTATCGGTGTGGTCAACAACAGAATCAGTTCAATCGTGAACGTAATTATGGATTTTGTGTCTTGACTTTCATCTGTTTCTTCTGATTAAGAATCCTACTGTATTATAGTCTCAACATTTCTAGTTCTGTTATGTTAGATAGGAGGCATGCAACGGAAATGtgtagaagaggaggaaaagagaagtGGTTATGATTTTAATCCtgtttttttgaaaaacatagaaaaaatactCCTTTTACAATCATTCTTCCTTTTGTTAAAATGTCTAATCGTTTTCTAAGCAGTTAGAATAATATCTATTCATTTCTTTAAGCCACCTTACTTAATCAAATGATAAATTATTACTCATTACCGTCATGCTTTTGATTTCTAGTATATTTTAGAACACTTATTCTATTCCACCACAGACGTCGTGGATATCCCTGAGTTAATAtatcagtaaaaataaattcatgagaaacgtcctatatatatttatatatctccatTTCCAGACGCAGTCCAGATTGCCCTTATTTCTGTTGCTTTGGATTTTTCTGATTTATCATTCCACCTAATTTTACGCCATACTTCTAAGCTTCTTTAGTGTAGCTGCAGCGCAACCCATAGTCAAAATGTTAAAACAAACGAGAATAGTTTTTGTTCTGATCTGCCAGTGTTAAGCagatttgcatattttttgttaGATTAACTCATGACCCAAATCTAAATTCACTTATCCGGTTTGAAATCGGTCAGCACTTTTAGAAGAAAGGTTGGAAGGTGAAGAAGTTGCTGGGTAATTTAACTTCAATTATTTCACGCTTGCCTTTGTGAAAATCACTCATAATGATATTAAAACTGTTCTGCATTTCTAATTTTGTCTTGTAATTTTTATCGTTAAGTTGAATGCTGAGAAAGTCGCGATCATCCGAAcagccattttttcccttttccaacGACTGCGTAGCACCGCGTATGATTTCAGAATGACTGCCCATTCATCTCGCACATCTTGGACTCTTGCCGCACATTGCAGATTAATCTTGGACAGATCACGTATAACctcgtactatagtagattcacatcacccgtgcatttgatgtctaggccaatcccctacgacgctcctgattggctgttgataagccagtcacagggctggaaactctcagtctctctagagagttcacataggcacgatgtatattccatctctcctgagagatacggcttaaaagtatccctcaggatacgtggaacatacattcttcctatatgaactctcgagagagactgagagtttccaggcctgtcattggcttatcaacagccaatcaggagcgtttaggggactggcctagtcatcaATTGCAAGGCTAGATAAATTCACTGAAATATCGCTTGCTATTGTCCCACAATGTATCACTGTTGCACATGCAAGCATTCAAACTACTTTACGATTTAAGGAAAAATTGTTTCAACGTATTCGTGCAAGGCTTCAGTAAGAAGGAAAATGGGTGCTTGATGATGCTGCTGCCTATGTGTCCGTTCAAACAtctaccatcaggaataggttaatttacacacacacatatatatgtgtgtgtgtgttgtgagtgagtgtgtatataatatatatatatatatatatatatatatatatatatatatatatatatatatatatataaacgaatttgAATTGCACATATTTCCTTCGTATGTTTCATTTAATcgaatatactttaaaaaaacaagGTTAATAACATCTGTGACTACAACTACCTTtgaaaagataaaattatatcGACACTATTGTACCCAGTGGTCAGGTGGTAAATTGCAATTTCCCAAAAAACTATCATTTTTGATGTAATTCAGTTATTCTTTTCTAATCCCCGATTGGCTGCATTTTCTTTAAGATTACTTAAAGATTATCAAATGCTGTACCGGCGCATTGTCGGAACACGACGTTTAtgatgaattttaattttgaacCGAAGGAGTAAAGAAAATGAGGCTTTCGTTCTATGAAtcttcatttaataaataaaggaaacaaaCATTGCGCTACATCGTTAACGGAGTCTTGAATGAATATCCAGTCGTAAGGATTAGGAAGGTCTCTGGTAGGAGGTGGAAGGAGCTCGAACAGAGCCGCTCCTCTCAAAGGATCCTTCCCGACCACGACGGGCGTCCTCCTCAGCGGCGAAGGCGATCTGGTCCAGCACGAACTGGGGAATTGGGTGGGGGAATTCGGGAGCCACTGGAAGCAGGTCGGATTGGGGCTGGAAGCCGTTCTCATTGGCGACGTATTTCACCACTACGTCAGTGCCGTCAGGAGCAGTGTATCTGGAAAATAACGGAAAATTCAGTTCACTTCACTTACTCTGTGAATTCaatgtatacaatatacatattcaACTCATATAAAAGTAGGCATAGTCAACGAACACCAAAAATTCATAGAGGATACTCACGAGTATTGGCCAGCGCTGACAATGGTACCTTCGGGGCCATCAGGAGAACCTGATTCGGATGCTCGGATCCCGTTTTCTGCCTCGACGTCGAAATTGTACCTCCCGTCGTCTTCGTGGACTCTTTCGTCCCTCAAAATGGCCACATCCTCGAAGGAGTCGTCCCTTACAGAGGAACGAGGGGCAGGGGCTCCATAGCCTTGCTGAGGGACAGCAACGGCCACGGTAGCGAGGGCAGCGAGGATGACCTACAGGATGAAAGTTAGTTATTCATAAAGAATGAAGGATCTCTTGATTATCAATATAAGCAGAAATGACATAGAATTCTGCACAAAGCACAAGAGCTAGGACACTCACAAACTTCATTTTGATCGAGCTGTAGAGAACTGACGAAAGTGGTTCGCTCGGTGAGCTTTATATAGTCGACTGATGTCTAGTCATGAGACTAAATCCCCTTGACCTCTAAGAGCTATCATCTCGTCCCGTTGCTGTTCATTGCACTCTTCTCTAGCAAGTTGTTGTcctcattttcatcttttttttctttccaactttttccatatatCTCATGCATTTTATTGCATTCCGTAATATCAATGGAAGTGCTTTTCCTTATGTTTTTAGATGTAAATGTGTAGCGTTTGAaaatgatattcattttcattatttcataaattaaaaaGCCCATAAATAGCATTTAACTCATAAATTGTTATATTCCGGCTGAAAGCATTACAGTCCTGATCACATGTGAATGTTGACAGTTGGTATGTGACAGGACTGTTTATACAGAAAGTGGAGATGTGGACAACGACGTTGGCAGGGCAAGAAAAGTTGGTGGTATGGGATAAAATGTCCATTCCGTGATAAATCTAGTCCTCTCACAGCTCTCAAATGGGCTGAGGCCGGTTGACACGTCAACTAGAACGCTTGATTGAGACTGATTCTCAAAATGAAGCCTTACTTGAAATGAGATTTCCTGCATCCTcctgatatatctatattctcaTTTTGCCTGGTGATGGCTGATTCCTAAATCTTCCTTTTCTACAGATAGTAACTTTCGAAAAACCTCTTAGCCTCACTCGTATTTGTTGTATGACCTGTATCCCTCATTTGTACGAAAATCCCCGAGATCTTTGACCTATACTTTACTGGTAGTTTATGATCTGCTATACCTTGTGAAGTGGCTCTGCTTATTTCCCATACATAAATTTCATTAGAGATTACATGATATTTCATGAACACCTAAATCTATTTGTTCTTTATCAAAATACATTTTGATAAGCGAACCACCGGTGGTTTTCAAGGGTATTGCAAAATAGGatccaggtaaaaaaagtcacaggtcaAAAAGTCGA is a genomic window of Macrobrachium nipponense isolate FS-2020 chromosome 31, ASM1510439v2, whole genome shotgun sequence containing:
- the LOC135206566 gene encoding cuticle protein AMP1A-like → MKFVILAALATVAVAVPQQGYGAPAPRSSVRDDSFEDVAILRDERVHEDDGRYNFDVEAENGIRASESGSPDGPEGTIVSAGQYSYTAPDGTDVVVKYVANENGFQPQSDLLPVAPEFPHPIPQFVLDQIAFAAEEDARRGREGSFERSGSVRAPSTSYQRPS
- the LOC135207016 gene encoding cuticle protein AMP1A-like, coding for MKFVILAALATVAVAVPQQGYGAPAPRSSVRDDSFEDVAILRDERVHEDDGRYNFDVEAENGIRASESGSPDGPEGTIVSAGQYSYTAPDGTDVVVKYVANENGFQPQSDLLPVAPEFPHPIPQFVLDQIAFAAEEDARRGREGSFERSGSVRAPSTSYQRPS